A region of Venenivibrio stagnispumantis DNA encodes the following proteins:
- a CDS encoding nicotinamide-nucleotide amidohydrolase family protein codes for MKAFILVTGSEFTEGRKIDKNGNYIAKELFERGVDVVGITLAPDDFYLIQYYIKIGLDKADIVIISGGLGPTSDDLTREAVSSAIGVPLVYDEEWLKYLKNYYFERALEFTDERKSMAKIPYGSVPIKSKTGRALGFLKVLDDVKKAVIAVPGVPSEMKDMLEEIFDRVGLKEKKRFVHLFRTFGINELDLNYLLKDIDNLSYNVSPKGVDIFVKDTQKLFLENKIAVIRDRLGKNIYAEDNLEMEEVVGKLLKENKKTISTAESSTGGLIASRIVNVAGSSEYFLGGVVSYSNEAKINILGVKKEDIERYGAVSEPVAKQMVEGAIRIFKTDFALSDTGIAGPTGDTPEKPLGLHYIGFFNGKESVVYKEIYKAERNDVRLYISQFALNLVRLYLSEEKNG; via the coding sequence ATGAAAGCATTTATTCTTGTTACCGGCTCTGAATTTACAGAAGGAAGAAAAATAGATAAAAATGGGAATTATATAGCAAAAGAGCTTTTTGAAAGAGGAGTTGATGTTGTTGGTATAACATTAGCTCCTGATGATTTTTATCTAATTCAGTATTATATAAAGATTGGACTTGATAAAGCTGATATTGTAATCATATCCGGTGGGCTTGGACCTACATCTGATGATTTAACAAGGGAAGCAGTATCTTCTGCAATAGGTGTTCCTCTTGTTTATGATGAAGAATGGCTAAAATACTTAAAAAATTATTATTTTGAAAGAGCTTTGGAATTCACAGATGAAAGAAAAAGTATGGCAAAAATACCTTATGGAAGTGTTCCAATTAAAAGCAAAACAGGTAGAGCCTTAGGATTTTTAAAAGTTTTAGATGATGTTAAAAAAGCCGTTATAGCAGTTCCCGGTGTTCCTTCTGAAATGAAAGATATGCTTGAAGAAATTTTTGATAGAGTTGGATTAAAAGAGAAAAAAAGATTTGTTCATCTGTTTAGAACATTTGGGATAAATGAGCTTGATTTAAATTATCTTCTAAAAGATATAGATAATCTTTCTTATAATGTATCTCCAAAAGGTGTTGATATATTTGTGAAAGATACCCAAAAATTATTCTTAGAAAATAAAATAGCAGTTATAAGAGATAGGCTCGGAAAAAATATATATGCAGAAGATAATTTAGAAATGGAAGAAGTTGTAGGCAAATTGCTAAAAGAAAATAAAAAAACAATATCTACTGCAGAATCTTCTACCGGTGGTCTGATAGCCTCAAGAATAGTAAATGTTGCCGGTTCATCTGAATATTTTTTAGGTGGTGTTGTTTCTTACTCAAATGAAGCTAAAATAAATATACTCGGTGTAAAAAAAGAAGATATTGAAAGATACGGAGCAGTAAGCGAGCCGGTTGCAAAGCAGATGGTGGAAGGAGCAATTAGAATTTTTAAAACAGATTTTGCTTTAAGTGATACCGGAATAGCAGGGCCAACAGGAGATACACCGGAAAAACCCCTTGGACTTCATTATATAGGATTTTTTAACGGGAAAGAATCAGTTGTTTATAAAGAGATTTATAAAGCAGAAAGAAATGATGTTAGATTATATATATCCCAATTTGCATTAAATCTTGTAAGATTATATCTTAGTGAGGAGAAAAATGGCTGA
- a CDS encoding cation:proton antiporter: MKMHEIFLYLAIILFLARLFGDIFNRFGVPSVLGEIFVGILLGQSVLGIIQINDIIKILAEIGVILLLFQVGIEADIHQLKKVGFSAFIVATIGAFTPMALAFFVSCYLLDLPFLTSLFIGGTLTATSIGITVRILEDLKKMKERFAQIVLGAAVLDDIFGVIVLATLFEFSKESSIHIDKIFKLILYIATFFLLAPILAQFMAKFIKILAEKLATIDFIPPTILSMVFFFAYLSHKFGSPEILGSFTAGMALSRRFVIPFATFLKPDEKMTEKIEHSINPLVWVLTPIFFVSVGLQLDLKAIDFSSLHFWGLAVSLLIIAFVGKIISGFFVKGSIQEKLSVGFSMLPRGEVGLIFAEFGRMSGLFDSLIYAVVIFVVAITTLASPIMLKMLLKKS; encoded by the coding sequence ATTAAAATGCATGAGATATTTTTATATCTTGCAATAATTTTGTTTTTAGCCAGATTATTTGGGGATATTTTTAATAGATTTGGTGTTCCATCTGTTCTTGGGGAGATATTTGTAGGCATTTTGCTTGGTCAATCTGTGCTTGGAATTATTCAAATAAATGATATTATAAAAATATTGGCAGAGATAGGTGTTATTTTATTACTTTTTCAAGTTGGAATTGAAGCAGATATTCATCAATTAAAAAAAGTAGGTTTTTCTGCATTTATAGTTGCAACTATCGGAGCATTTACTCCAATGGCTTTAGCATTTTTCGTTTCTTGTTATTTGCTTGACTTACCTTTTTTAACATCTTTATTTATCGGTGGGACTTTGACGGCTACAAGTATTGGTATAACTGTTAGAATACTTGAAGATTTAAAAAAGATGAAAGAAAGATTTGCCCAAATTGTTTTAGGTGCTGCAGTTTTAGATGATATTTTTGGAGTAATTGTTTTAGCCACTTTATTTGAATTTTCTAAGGAATCTTCCATTCATATTGATAAGATATTTAAACTTATTCTTTATATTGCTACATTCTTTTTATTGGCTCCAATTTTAGCCCAATTTATGGCAAAATTTATTAAAATATTGGCCGAAAAACTTGCTACCATAGATTTTATTCCTCCTACTATTTTAAGTATGGTGTTTTTCTTTGCTTATCTTTCTCACAAATTTGGTTCTCCTGAAATTTTAGGTTCATTTACAGCCGGTATGGCTTTATCAAGAAGATTTGTTATTCCTTTTGCTACATTTTTAAAACCGGATGAAAAAATGACAGAAAAGATAGAACATAGTATAAATCCTCTTGTTTGGGTATTAACTCCTATCTTTTTTGTGTCAGTTGGATTACAGCTTGATTTAAAAGCTATAGATTTTAGCTCTCTTCATTTTTGGGGATTGGCAGTATCTCTTTTGATTATTGCTTTTGTCGGTAAAATTATTTCCGGATTTTTTGTAAAAGGTTCTATACAAGAGAAATTATCCGTAGGTTTTTCTATGCTTCCAAGGGGTGAAGTTGGTCTAATATTTGCAGAATTTGGAAGAATGTCCGGTTTATTTGATAGCTTGATTTATGCTGTTGTTATATTTGTGGTTGCAATCACAACCCTTGCTTCCCCTATTATGTTAAAGATGCTTTTAAAGAAGAGTTAA
- a CDS encoding c-type cytochrome biogenesis protein CcmI/CycH, with product MKKLFMALFVLVIGCQSLPPEAYFIDKNQIEGEINIDSSIKDKCSGTLFIIVRKGITPQPLAVKNVTNPKFPYKFSVSPAEVLSEERFKEFEGELILSARISKSGAVVPSEGDCESEAILVKSGDRNIKLTINRVIKQ from the coding sequence ATGAAGAAATTATTTATGGCTTTATTTGTTTTAGTTATAGGATGTCAGAGTTTGCCTCCGGAAGCTTATTTTATAGACAAAAATCAGATTGAAGGAGAGATAAATATTGATAGCTCAATAAAAGATAAATGTAGCGGAACTTTATTTATAATCGTTAGAAAAGGAATAACTCCTCAACCTCTTGCAGTTAAAAATGTAACAAATCCAAAATTTCCTTATAAATTTTCTGTATCTCCGGCAGAGGTCTTATCAGAAGAAAGATTTAAAGAGTTTGAAGGAGAGCTAATATTATCTGCCAGAATATCAAAATCCGGTGCAGTTGTTCCATCTGAAGGAGATTGCGAATCGGAAGCTATTTTAGTAAAATCAGGAGATAGAAATATCAAATTAACTATAAACAGGGTGATAAAGCAATGA
- the cysM gene encoding cysteine synthase B, with protein sequence MWVLGEHDECIRKTRNSILELVGNTPLVKLEKSLPDDIKNKNIEIYIKLEGFNPGGSVKDRPATRMILEAIQSGKLTKDKVIIDATSGNTGIALAMVGTALGYKVELAMPSNVSEERKKIIQAYGAKIHFTNPLESTDGAIIYVRKLVEKNPDKYFYIDQYNNDANWKAHFYSTAVEIWNQTNGKITHFIAGIGTGGTVMGTGRRLKIYNENIQVIGVQPDSPFHGIEGLKYIETSIKPGIFDENRLDRTMFVGTDIAYQRARELARKEGIFVGQSTGAAFEAAIQIAREIKEGVIVFISPDGGEKYLTTALWEV encoded by the coding sequence ATGTGGGTATTAGGTGAACATGATGAATGCATAAGAAAAACAAGAAATTCTATACTTGAGCTTGTTGGGAATACACCACTTGTAAAGCTTGAAAAATCTTTGCCGGATGATATTAAAAATAAGAATATAGAAATTTATATAAAACTTGAAGGTTTTAATCCCGGTGGTTCTGTAAAGGATAGACCGGCAACAAGAATGATTTTAGAAGCAATCCAATCCGGTAAACTCACAAAGGATAAAGTAATAATAGATGCAACATCAGGAAATACCGGAATAGCTCTTGCAATGGTTGGGACAGCTCTTGGATACAAAGTAGAACTTGCGATGCCTTCTAATGTAAGTGAAGAAAGAAAAAAAATAATACAGGCTTACGGAGCAAAAATACATTTTACAAATCCTCTTGAAAGCACAGATGGAGCCATAATATATGTTAGAAAACTTGTAGAAAAAAATCCGGATAAATATTTTTATATAGACCAATACAATAATGATGCTAACTGGAAAGCCCATTTTTACTCTACTGCCGTTGAAATATGGAATCAAACAAACGGCAAGATAACCCATTTTATCGCAGGTATTGGAACAGGTGGAACAGTAATGGGAACCGGAAGAAGATTAAAGATATATAATGAAAATATTCAGGTTATAGGTGTTCAGCCCGATAGTCCATTCCACGGTATAGAAGGATTAAAATATATAGAAACATCTATAAAACCGGGAATATTTGATGAAAACAGATTAGATAGAACAATGTTTGTAGGAACTGATATAGCTTATCAAAGGGCAAGAGAGCTTGCAAGAAAAGAAGGAATATTTGTAGGACAATCAACAGGAGCAGCATTTGAAGCAGCTATACAGATAGCCAGAGAGATAAAGGAAGGTGTCATCGTATTTATATCACCTGATGGAGGAGAAAAATATCTAACAACAGCATTATGGGAAGTTTGA
- the gyrB gene encoding DNA topoisomerase (ATP-hydrolyzing) subunit B gives MEHIDYTAESIQAVTGLDHVRARPAMYIGDIGERGVHHLIWEILDNAVDEAMAGFAKNITVIIHEDGSVTVEDDGRGIPVDIHPEYNMPAVQMVFTILGAGGKFSKKAYQYSGGLHGVGASVVNALSKWLVVEVYRNGKIYRQQYEYGKPITELKEIGSTTKRGTKVTFKPDDSIFETVNIKYDIVAKRCRELAFLNPGVRFTVIDERKDIQETFYYEEGIKDFVRVLNQAKEPLFDEIIYIKDEKDGVLVEVAFQYTKSYNEVLESFVNNIKTIEGGTHVSGFRAGLTKSMNKTLSGMRLPKELKSGVSGDDLREGLTAVISVKVPEPQFEGQTKTKLGNQDVRRIVESIVSDYLTEYFEKNKDIALKIAEKAIEAAVAREAARKAKEISRRKSFLEDTTLPGKLADCSETEPSLCELFIVEGESAGGSAKQGRDRRTQAILPLKGKILNVEKARIDKILSNEEVRAIINAIGTGIGLQIQSEEGDKQEEGFDLSKLRYHKIIIMADADVDGSHITTLLLTLFYRYFPQIIENGHLYIAQPPLYKLKKGRSEIYIKDDEELNRMIIDFACEEINIEGKNITKLQLKDITKKAKEYKELKESLYKRKDKKIMDIVFKENITEEDLQNLQKVEKIVNTLKEVAPEYEIYYQFDDQEAEYKIICERRERFNIYQTIIDNHLLSSYAYNRIKEIEKEIKQTLGELPIVLNYKNESKIVEDLDNLFDTIKEIGSSGIEIQRYKGLGEMNPEQLWETTMNPKTRRLIQVTIEDAALADEVFSILMGEKVEPRKEFIMKYAKEAKNIDI, from the coding sequence ATGGAACATATAGATTATACAGCCGAAAGTATTCAAGCAGTTACAGGGTTAGACCACGTTAGAGCAAGACCTGCTATGTATATAGGAGATATAGGTGAGCGTGGAGTTCACCATCTTATATGGGAAATATTAGATAATGCCGTTGATGAAGCAATGGCAGGTTTTGCTAAAAATATAACAGTAATCATCCATGAAGATGGCTCTGTAACTGTAGAAGATGATGGTAGAGGTATTCCGGTTGATATCCATCCGGAGTATAATATGCCGGCAGTTCAGATGGTATTTACAATACTTGGAGCTGGTGGAAAATTCTCTAAGAAAGCTTACCAATACTCTGGTGGATTACACGGAGTTGGAGCCTCTGTAGTTAATGCTTTATCAAAATGGTTGGTCGTTGAAGTTTACAGAAATGGAAAAATATACAGACAACAATATGAATATGGAAAACCTATAACAGAATTAAAAGAGATAGGCTCAACAACAAAAAGAGGAACAAAAGTAACATTTAAGCCTGATGATTCTATATTTGAAACAGTTAATATTAAATATGATATTGTTGCAAAAAGATGTAGAGAGCTTGCATTTTTAAACCCAGGGGTAAGATTTACGGTTATAGATGAAAGAAAAGATATTCAAGAAACATTTTATTACGAAGAAGGTATAAAAGATTTTGTCAGAGTTTTAAATCAGGCAAAAGAGCCATTATTTGATGAAATAATATATATAAAAGATGAAAAAGATGGAGTTTTGGTTGAGGTAGCTTTCCAATATACAAAAAGTTATAACGAAGTATTGGAAAGTTTTGTAAATAATATAAAAACAATAGAAGGTGGAACCCATGTTTCCGGATTTAGAGCCGGACTAACAAAATCAATGAATAAAACATTGTCAGGAATGAGACTTCCAAAAGAGTTAAAATCAGGCGTCAGCGGAGATGATTTAAGAGAAGGATTAACAGCAGTTATATCTGTAAAAGTTCCGGAACCACAATTTGAAGGACAAACAAAAACAAAACTTGGAAATCAAGACGTTAGAAGAATAGTAGAATCTATTGTATCGGATTATTTAACAGAATATTTTGAAAAAAATAAAGATATAGCTTTAAAGATTGCAGAAAAAGCAATAGAAGCAGCAGTTGCAAGAGAAGCAGCAAGAAAAGCAAAAGAGATTTCCAGAAGAAAATCATTCTTAGAAGATACAACATTACCGGGTAAATTAGCAGATTGTTCTGAAACAGAGCCATCTTTATGTGAGTTATTTATAGTGGAAGGAGAATCTGCCGGAGGAAGTGCAAAACAAGGTAGAGATAGAAGAACACAGGCAATATTGCCACTTAAAGGTAAAATTTTAAATGTAGAAAAAGCAAGAATAGATAAAATATTATCAAATGAAGAAGTTAGAGCAATAATAAATGCAATAGGAACCGGTATAGGACTTCAAATACAATCAGAAGAAGGAGATAAACAGGAGGAAGGATTTGATTTATCAAAATTAAGATATCACAAAATAATAATAATGGCAGATGCAGATGTTGATGGCTCCCATATAACAACCTTATTGCTTACCCTATTTTATAGATATTTCCCTCAAATAATAGAAAATGGACATCTATATATTGCCCAACCACCTTTATATAAACTAAAAAAAGGACGCTCAGAGATATATATAAAAGATGATGAAGAACTAAACAGAATGATAATAGATTTCGCCTGTGAAGAAATAAATATAGAAGGAAAAAATATAACAAAATTACAACTAAAAGATATAACAAAAAAAGCAAAAGAGTATAAAGAACTAAAAGAAAGTCTTTATAAAAGAAAAGATAAAAAGATAATGGATATTGTATTCAAAGAAAATATAACAGAAGAAGATTTACAAAATTTACAAAAAGTTGAAAAAATTGTAAATACTTTAAAAGAAGTAGCACCGGAATATGAGATATATTATCAATTTGATGACCAAGAAGCAGAATATAAAATAATCTGCGAAAGAAGAGAAAGATTTAATATTTATCAAACAATAATAGATAATCATCTTCTTTCATCTTATGCTTACAACAGAATTAAAGAGATTGAAAAAGAGATAAAACAAACCTTAGGAGAACTTCCGATTGTTTTAAATTATAAAAATGAATCAAAAATAGTTGAAGATTTAGATAATCTATTTGATACTATAAAAGAAATAGGCTCTTCCGGTATAGAGATACAAAGATATAAAGGGCTTGGTGAGATGAATCCGGAACAACTTTGGGAAACTACAATGAACCCAAAAACAAGAAGATTAATACAGGTAACAATAGAAGATGCAGCCCTTGCAGATGAGGTATTTTCTATTTTGATGGGTGAAAAAGTAGAACCAAGAAAAGAGTTTATTATGAAATATGCAAAAGAAGCTAAAAATATTGATATTTAA
- the argH gene encoding argininosuccinate lyase translates to MAENKLWGGRFSENTDAFVEEFTESVSFDKELALYDIKGSIAHVKMLSKQGIIPKEEAEKIIEGLNQIAEDIKKGRFQWKRELEDVHMNIEKALIERIGNIGGKVHTGRSRNDQVITAFRLYLKEQIQEIIELLIKLQKSLLKKAEEYIDIVMPAYTHLQRAQPIRASHYFMAYLEMFNRDIERFRDNLKRVNELPLGSGAVAGVDFPIDREFVAKELGFSSIMRNSIDATASRDFAIEFLSCSSICMANMSRLSEDLIIYSSSEFNFVELPDKLTTGSSIMPQKKNPDVLELIRGKTGRVYGDLVSLLTIVKGLPLAYNRDLQEDKEPVFDAVKTLKGSIIGITKIIDGLKIKKENTEKAAGGFALATDLANYLAEKGVPFREAHHIVGKIVAYLISQNRELEDIKLEELKNFSPLFEEDALNLLSAYVVADRRKSFGGTAKERILQQINYWKEKLQA, encoded by the coding sequence ATGGCTGAAAATAAACTTTGGGGTGGAAGATTTTCTGAAAATACAGATGCTTTTGTTGAAGAATTTACAGAAAGTGTATCTTTTGATAAAGAACTTGCATTATATGATATAAAAGGTAGCATAGCCCATGTAAAGATGCTATCAAAACAAGGTATTATTCCAAAAGAAGAAGCAGAAAAAATAATAGAAGGTTTAAATCAGATAGCAGAAGATATAAAAAAAGGAAGATTTCAGTGGAAAAGGGAACTTGAAGATGTCCATATGAATATAGAAAAAGCATTAATAGAAAGAATTGGAAATATCGGTGGTAAAGTTCACACCGGAAGGTCAAGAAATGACCAAGTTATAACAGCATTCAGATTATATCTAAAAGAGCAGATTCAAGAAATTATAGAATTACTTATAAAACTGCAAAAATCTTTATTAAAAAAAGCAGAAGAATATATAGATATTGTTATGCCTGCATATACCCATCTTCAAAGGGCACAACCAATTAGAGCTTCCCATTATTTTATGGCATATCTGGAAATGTTTAATAGGGATATAGAAAGATTTAGAGATAATTTAAAAAGAGTTAATGAGCTTCCTCTTGGTAGTGGTGCAGTTGCCGGTGTAGATTTTCCTATTGATAGGGAATTTGTGGCAAAGGAACTTGGTTTTTCTTCTATTATGAGGAATTCAATAGATGCAACTGCAAGTAGAGATTTTGCAATAGAGTTTTTATCTTGTTCTTCTATCTGCATGGCAAATATGTCCAGATTAAGTGAAGATTTAATTATTTACTCTTCATCAGAATTTAATTTTGTAGAACTTCCGGATAAATTAACAACCGGCTCATCTATAATGCCCCAGAAAAAAAATCCTGATGTCCTTGAATTAATAAGAGGTAAAACCGGAAGAGTATATGGAGATTTAGTTTCACTTCTGACTATTGTTAAAGGTCTTCCTCTTGCATATAATAGGGATTTACAGGAAGATAAAGAACCGGTATTTGATGCTGTTAAAACCTTAAAAGGCTCTATAATAGGTATAACAAAAATAATAGATGGTCTTAAAATAAAAAAAGAAAATACAGAAAAAGCAGCCGGTGGTTTTGCCCTTGCTACTGATTTAGCAAATTATTTAGCAGAAAAAGGCGTCCCTTTCAGAGAAGCCCATCATATAGTAGGTAAAATTGTTGCTTATCTTATTTCACAAAATAGAGAGCTTGAAGATATAAAATTAGAAGAACTTAAAAATTTCTCACCTTTATTTGAAGAAGATGCTTTAAATTTATTATCTGCTTATGTTGTTGCCGATAGAAGAAAATCTTTTGGTGGCACTGCAAAAGAAAGAATTCTCCAGCAGATTAATTACTGGAAAGAAAAACTTCAGGCATAA
- the dnaN gene encoding DNA polymerase III subunit beta, with amino-acid sequence MKIAVDKSDFQDALKKVSGVTEKKSSLPILTNFLLEAKDDYLYIIGTDLEIFSWYRIPAKIEEEGKICVNAKKITDISKLVSGNEILIYKEENTLKIKSAKTNYKLQTFDPEDFPKMPEFQENNAFYISGVSLLRGISSVMYASSKESSRYALSGVAFSMKGNIIDFVATDGHRLALYRVNTDQNLEKNILIVPQKALNELKKLITGLEDIEISYVDSESMLFFKSKEWLLATRLVEGAFPDYEAVIPESYNIEIVLNIEEFENALKRVSVVIDSDIKPVVIRLEDNKMIIKTPSSEENQAEEQLDIEYNQEPFEIGFNSRYIIDALEPIEEKEFIIRFTSPQAQTLILPKEEQNYKAIVMPMEVK; translated from the coding sequence ATGAAAATTGCCGTTGATAAATCAGATTTTCAAGATGCCTTAAAAAAGGTTTCCGGTGTTACCGAAAAAAAATCATCTTTACCTATTCTTACCAATTTTTTACTTGAAGCAAAAGATGATTATTTATATATAATCGGAACGGATTTAGAGATATTTAGCTGGTATAGAATACCTGCAAAAATAGAAGAAGAAGGAAAAATCTGCGTAAATGCAAAAAAGATTACAGATATATCAAAATTGGTATCCGGAAATGAGATTTTAATATACAAAGAAGAAAATACATTAAAAATAAAATCTGCCAAAACCAATTATAAACTTCAAACATTTGACCCGGAAGATTTTCCTAAGATGCCGGAGTTTCAAGAAAATAATGCATTTTATATATCAGGAGTATCACTTTTAAGAGGAATATCTTCCGTAATGTATGCATCATCAAAAGAAAGTAGCAGATATGCTCTTTCAGGTGTAGCATTTTCTATGAAAGGAAATATTATAGATTTTGTGGCAACAGATGGACACAGACTTGCTTTATACAGGGTAAATACAGACCAAAATCTTGAAAAGAATATTTTAATCGTTCCTCAAAAAGCCCTAAATGAGCTTAAAAAATTAATAACCGGATTAGAAGATATTGAAATTAGCTATGTAGATTCAGAATCAATGTTATTCTTTAAATCAAAAGAATGGCTCTTGGCAACAAGATTGGTAGAAGGAGCTTTTCCTGATTATGAAGCAGTTATTCCGGAAAGCTATAATATAGAGATTGTTTTAAATATAGAAGAGTTTGAAAATGCATTAAAAAGGGTTTCTGTTGTTATAGATTCTGATATAAAACCGGTAGTAATCAGACTGGAAGATAATAAAATGATAATAAAAACACCATCTTCCGAAGAAAATCAGGCAGAAGAACAACTTGATATAGAATATAACCAAGAACCATTTGAGATAGGATTTAACTCAAGATATATAATAGATGCTTTGGAACCTATTGAAGAAAAGGAATTTATTATAAGATTTACATCGCCACAGGCACAAACATTGATTTTGCCAAAAGAAGAACAAAATTATAAAGCCATAGTTATGCCTATGGAAGTAAAATAA
- a CDS encoding sodium:solute symporter family protein, giving the protein MLGLFIVIYLLITVLIGVYASKFIKSEKDYLLAGRSLPLSLSTFALFALWFGSETILGAPSEFVEKGLIGVIEEPFGAALCLFLAGLLIIKPLYRMNLLTFGDFFKVRYGKKVEIISSFFLIVSYFGWIAAQFVAFGIVFKTITGLNTNLSILIGFFVVVFYTYIGGMWAIALTDFIQTIVIIIGLSFAFYEIYNQIPSISEIFNKLPPDFFRFYPEFNLKDILAYITAWIIIGLGSLPGQDLFQRFMSSKSEKVAVYSSYFAGFMYLTVALIPLFLALFGKFLIPTENQIDLPTIIMQKCSFITQVLFFGALVSAILSTASAAILAPSAILSENILKYLFPSLTDKTLLFITKISVLFVAFLSLIIAFSGSSIYELVASSSVITLVSLFAPFIFGLYSKKVSSKFALISMLSGFISWFVLEFIFKYEFSVLVGFFISNFVILFEIITKKGVNHA; this is encoded by the coding sequence ATGCTTGGTTTATTTATTGTAATATATTTATTAATTACAGTTTTAATTGGTGTTTATGCTTCTAAATTTATAAAATCAGAAAAAGATTATCTTTTAGCCGGAAGGTCTCTTCCGCTTTCTTTATCTACTTTTGCTTTATTTGCATTATGGTTTGGGTCTGAAACTATTCTCGGAGCTCCTTCTGAATTTGTAGAGAAAGGATTAATCGGTGTAATTGAAGAACCATTTGGTGCTGCATTATGTTTATTTTTAGCCGGATTATTAATTATAAAACCACTTTATAGAATGAATTTATTAACATTTGGTGATTTTTTTAAAGTTAGATATGGAAAAAAGGTAGAGATTATATCTTCATTTTTTTTGATTGTTTCTTATTTTGGTTGGATAGCAGCCCAATTTGTAGCATTTGGGATAGTTTTTAAAACTATTACCGGTTTAAACACCAATTTATCTATACTTATCGGATTTTTTGTTGTGGTTTTTTATACATATATCGGTGGTATGTGGGCTATTGCTTTAACAGATTTTATCCAAACAATAGTTATAATAATTGGCTTATCTTTTGCTTTTTATGAGATTTATAATCAAATTCCTTCTATTTCTGAAATATTTAATAAACTTCCACCGGATTTCTTTAGATTTTATCCTGAATTTAATTTAAAGGATATTTTAGCTTATATAACTGCATGGATAATAATAGGTCTTGGCTCTCTTCCGGGGCAAGATTTATTTCAAAGATTTATGTCTTCTAAATCCGAAAAAGTTGCAGTTTATTCTTCATATTTTGCCGGTTTTATGTATCTTACTGTTGCTTTAATTCCTTTATTTTTAGCTCTTTTCGGAAAATTTTTAATTCCTACGGAAAATCAGATAGATTTACCAACTATTATAATGCAAAAATGCAGTTTTATTACGCAGGTTTTATTTTTTGGAGCTTTGGTTTCTGCAATACTTAGCACTGCAAGTGCCGCAATTTTGGCACCTTCTGCTATTTTATCAGAAAATATTCTTAAATATTTATTTCCTTCTTTAACAGATAAAACTTTGTTATTTATCACTAAAATCTCGGTTTTATTTGTGGCTTTTTTATCTCTTATAATTGCATTTTCAGGTTCTTCTATTTATGAGCTCGTAGCTTCATCTTCTGTAATAACTCTTGTATCTTTGTTTGCACCTTTCATATTTGGTTTGTATTCAAAAAAAGTAAGCAGTAAGTTTGCATTGATTTCAATGTTATCCGGTTTTATATCTTGGTTTGTTTTAGAATTTATATTTAAATATGAATTTTCTGTTTTAGTAGGATTTTTTATAAGCAATTTTGTTATACTATTTGAAATAATCACTAAAAAAGGAGTAAATCATGCTTGA
- the gmhA gene encoding D-sedoheptulose 7-phosphate isomerase, giving the protein MMEDMVIDIFEESARIKKEFVYEYAEDIVNFGILLAKRLEAGFKVLICGNGGSAADSQHFAAEIVGRFEKERKSYKAIALTTDTSILTAVGNDYGFDYIFSKQVEAIGEKGDILIGISTSGNSKNVIEAVKVAKEKGLFTVGFLGKDGGILKEIVDKAFIVKSDNTARIQETHLVLEHTICKIIDMYLTGEIEK; this is encoded by the coding sequence ATGATGGAAGATATGGTTATTGATATATTTGAGGAAAGTGCAAGAATAAAGAAAGAATTTGTTTATGAATATGCCGAAGATATAGTAAATTTTGGTATTTTACTTGCAAAAAGATTAGAAGCAGGATTTAAGGTTCTTATTTGTGGAAATGGAGGAAGTGCAGCAGATAGCCAGCATTTTGCAGCAGAAATAGTAGGAAGATTTGAAAAAGAAAGAAAAAGCTATAAAGCTATTGCATTAACAACAGATACATCAATACTTACTGCAGTAGGAAATGATTATGGATTTGATTATATATTTTCAAAACAAGTGGAAGCCATTGGAGAGAAAGGAGATATTTTAATAGGTATATCAACATCCGGTAATTCTAAGAATGTAATTGAAGCAGTTAAGGTTGCAAAAGAAAAAGGTTTATTTACAGTTGGATTTTTGGGCAAAGATGGTGGTATTTTAAAAGAAATTGTAGATAAGGCATTTATTGTTAAATCTGATAACACGGCAAGAATACAGGAAACCCATCTTGTTTTAGAACATACTATTTGCAAAATCATAGATATGTATCTTACCGGTGAAATAGAAAAGTAA